Proteins encoded in a region of the Oscillospiraceae bacterium MB24-C1 genome:
- a CDS encoding transporter substrate-binding domain-containing protein codes for MKKITALLLSIMMLLAVTACGSASSSATPSSSAPASSESAEPAIKSTADLVGKKIGVQLGTTGDIYASDIEDATIEQYNKAFEAVQALSQGKIDAVMVDDQVAKALAENNDDVTVLEEPFTVEEYAICVSKDKSDLTAAINTAIAELKADGTLQAILDKYIGQVEGAKGYESPADVDRSKGTLVMATNAEFPPYEYHEGDSIVGVDAEFAKAICDKLGYELKIEDMAFDAIIAAVQSGKADFGAAGMTITEDRLMSIDFTDSYCTASQVIIIKK; via the coding sequence ATGAAAAAAATTACTGCATTACTGCTATCAATCATGATGCTGCTGGCGGTTACCGCCTGTGGCTCGGCTTCGAGTTCTGCTACACCGTCGAGCTCTGCACCCGCTTCTTCCGAGAGCGCTGAGCCTGCCATTAAGAGCACGGCTGATCTTGTCGGCAAGAAGATTGGCGTTCAGCTGGGCACCACCGGTGACATCTACGCTTCGGACATCGAGGACGCAACCATCGAGCAATACAATAAGGCATTTGAGGCTGTTCAGGCACTTTCTCAGGGCAAGATTGACGCCGTCATGGTCGACGATCAGGTTGCCAAGGCACTTGCTGAAAACAACGATGATGTTACCGTGCTTGAAGAGCCGTTCACCGTTGAGGAATATGCTATCTGCGTTTCTAAGGACAAGAGTGACCTCACCGCAGCTATTAATACTGCCATTGCCGAATTAAAGGCCGACGGTACACTACAGGCCATTCTCGACAAGTATATCGGCCAGGTCGAAGGTGCTAAGGGTTACGAGTCCCCCGCCGATGTCGACCGTTCCAAGGGCACCCTTGTCATGGCGACAAACGCTGAGTTCCCCCCTTATGAGTACCATGAAGGCGACAGCATTGTCGGTGTTGACGCAGAGTTTGCAAAAGCAATTTGCGACAAGCTTGGCTATGAGTTGAAAATTGAAGACATGGCGTTTGATGCGATTATCGCTGCCGTTCAGAGCGGCAAGGCCGATTTTGGTGCCGCGGGCATGACTATCACCGAGGACCGCCTGATGAGCATCGACTTTACTGACAGCTACTGCACTGCTTCTCAGGTTATCATCATCAAGAAGTAA
- a CDS encoding fumarate hydratase — translation MKTITAQQVTEVVRTLCIEANRFLPEDLRTALEDARTAETWPTACGVLDDIIENYHRAETLDMPICQDTGTACVFVELGQDVFVEGGLTDAINQGVRLGYVEGYLRKSIVSDPLERKNTCDNTPAVITYNVVPGDCLTITVAPKGAGSENMGRLAMLKPSDGVEGIKAFVLETVEKAGPNPCPPIVVGVGVGGNFDRVAQLAKRALLRPLDLENPDPRYAALERELLQSINALGIGPQGFGGRTTALRVNIETFPTHIAQLPCAVNINCHVTRHKTAVL, via the coding sequence ATGAAAACAATAACGGCCCAACAGGTGACGGAAGTTGTGAGAACGCTTTGCATTGAGGCGAACCGCTTTTTACCTGAGGATTTGCGCACAGCATTGGAGGATGCAAGAACTGCTGAAACCTGGCCCACTGCGTGTGGGGTGCTAGATGATATTATAGAAAACTACCACCGCGCCGAAACGCTGGACATGCCCATCTGTCAGGATACCGGCACGGCATGTGTTTTTGTCGAACTTGGGCAGGATGTGTTTGTCGAGGGCGGTCTTACCGATGCCATTAACCAAGGTGTTCGCCTTGGTTATGTTGAGGGCTATTTGAGAAAATCTATCGTCTCCGATCCGCTGGAGCGCAAAAACACCTGCGATAACACCCCCGCCGTCATTACCTATAACGTGGTACCGGGTGACTGCCTGACTATTACGGTGGCCCCCAAGGGTGCGGGCAGCGAAAACATGGGCCGGTTGGCCATGCTCAAGCCGTCCGACGGCGTGGAGGGCATCAAGGCATTTGTGCTGGAAACGGTTGAAAAGGCTGGCCCGAACCCGTGCCCACCTATCGTGGTGGGAGTGGGCGTCGGTGGGAACTTTGATCGTGTGGCTCAACTGGCCAAGAGGGCGCTGCTGCGACCTCTTGATTTAGAAAACCCCGATCCGCGCTACGCCGCGCTTGAGAGAGAACTGCTGCAAAGCATCAATGCACTGGGCATCGGCCCGCAGGGGTTTGGCGGCCGCACAACGGCGCTAAGGGTCAATATTGAGACGTTTCCCACTCATATTGCACAACTGCCCTGCGCCGTCAATATCAACTGCCATGTCACCCGCCATAAGACGGCGGTGCTTTAA
- a CDS encoding Fe-S-containing hydro-lyase produces the protein MKKKITVPFTEEQALSLRAGDSVLISGVIYTARDAAHKRLVTLLDEKQSLPCDLKDQIIYYVGPTPAKPGGVIGSAGPTTSYRMDAYAPRLMDEVGLRGMIGKGLRSAEVIDAIERNKGVYLAAIGGAGALLASTVTACEVIAYPELDSEAIHRLEVVDFPAVVVLDCHGGNLYKTGRDAYLETVSEGSEK, from the coding sequence ATGAAAAAGAAGATAACAGTGCCGTTTACCGAGGAACAGGCTCTTTCGCTGCGTGCGGGAGATTCGGTTTTGATTTCTGGCGTGATTTATACGGCGCGCGACGCCGCGCACAAGCGACTGGTGACGCTGCTTGATGAAAAGCAGTCGCTACCCTGTGATTTAAAGGATCAGATCATCTATTACGTTGGGCCTACGCCTGCCAAGCCGGGCGGCGTTATCGGCTCTGCCGGGCCGACGACCAGCTACCGCATGGATGCCTACGCCCCACGCCTGATGGATGAGGTCGGCTTGCGCGGCATGATCGGTAAGGGATTACGCTCTGCCGAGGTCATTGACGCGATAGAGCGTAACAAGGGCGTTTATCTGGCTGCCATCGGTGGCGCGGGTGCGCTGCTGGCCTCGACTGTGACTGCCTGCGAGGTCATTGCTTATCCTGAACTGGATTCGGAGGCAATCCACCGGCTTGAGGTGGTGGATTTCCCGGCGGTGGTGGTGTTGGATTGCCACGGCGGAAACCTCTACAAAACCGGACGCGACGCCTATCTTGAAACGGTATCGGAGGGCAGCGAGAAATGA
- the aspS gene encoding aspartate--tRNA ligase: MFFENQYRTKTCAALSEADVNNNVKVAGWVENIRDHGGVLFVDLRDHYGMVQVVIHDDNMLSGVMKECVVSVEGPVVLRDPETVNTKLATGTIEITVKSLEILGKSQGNLPFEVPNSPEVKEDLRLKYRFVDLRNQKMQHAIKTRARLLSFLRNRMTELGFIEVQTPILSASSPEGARDYLIPARKHPGKFYALPQAPQIFKQLLMVSGIDRYFQIAPCFRDEDARADRSPGEFYQLDFEMAFATQEEVFAVAENVLYDAFKTFSDKPVTSPSFPRITFKDAMLRYGSDKPDLRNPLEIIDVSDIFALCSFAPFQKNTVRAIRVPGCGSQPRSFFEQMLEFATSIGMKGLGYVKAADDMALLGPIDKFVPAEQKKALIERSGLQPNDVLYFISDKTELVTAKLAGQIRTELGRRLELLSDDFRMCFIVDFPMYELDDVTHKVAFTHNPFSMPQGGLEALNTKDPLDILAWQYDIVCNGVELSSGAVRNHDRETMVRAFEIAGYGEETVKEKFGSLYNAFAYGAPPHAGMAPGVDRMLMLLMNETSIREVIAFPMTANAEDLMMGAPTPVTEKQLREAHIKVR; this comes from the coding sequence ATGTTTTTTGAAAACCAGTACCGCACCAAGACCTGTGCCGCCTTAAGCGAGGCCGACGTTAATAATAATGTCAAAGTAGCGGGGTGGGTTGAAAATATTCGCGATCATGGCGGCGTACTGTTTGTCGATTTACGGGACCATTACGGCATGGTTCAGGTGGTCATCCATGATGACAATATGCTTTCAGGCGTCATGAAGGAATGCGTTGTTTCGGTTGAGGGCCCCGTGGTACTCCGCGACCCTGAGACAGTCAACACCAAGCTGGCGACCGGAACCATTGAAATAACCGTGAAATCGCTAGAAATTTTAGGCAAATCGCAAGGTAACCTACCGTTTGAAGTGCCTAATTCGCCGGAAGTCAAAGAAGACCTGCGCTTGAAATATCGCTTCGTAGACCTGCGCAACCAGAAGATGCAGCACGCCATTAAAACCCGTGCCCGCCTGCTTTCCTTTTTGCGCAACCGCATGACTGAACTGGGTTTCATTGAAGTGCAGACCCCCATTTTGTCGGCTTCTTCACCCGAGGGTGCCAGAGATTATTTAATTCCAGCCAGAAAGCACCCCGGCAAGTTTTATGCGCTACCACAGGCCCCACAGATATTCAAACAGTTGCTTATGGTTTCGGGTATTGATCGCTATTTTCAGATTGCTCCCTGCTTCCGCGACGAAGACGCCAGAGCCGACCGTTCACCGGGTGAATTTTATCAGCTTGACTTTGAAATGGCCTTCGCCACGCAGGAAGAAGTTTTTGCCGTTGCTGAGAACGTGCTTTACGACGCTTTCAAGACCTTTTCTGATAAGCCGGTGACGTCGCCCTCCTTCCCGCGCATCACTTTCAAAGATGCCATGTTGCGTTATGGCTCGGACAAGCCTGACTTGAGAAACCCGCTGGAGATTATCGACGTTTCTGACATTTTTGCACTGTGCAGCTTTGCACCGTTCCAGAAGAATACTGTGCGCGCCATCCGTGTGCCGGGATGCGGCAGCCAGCCGAGAAGCTTTTTTGAGCAAATGCTGGAGTTTGCCACCTCGATCGGCATGAAGGGCTTAGGCTACGTTAAAGCAGCCGACGATATGGCGCTTTTAGGGCCGATTGATAAGTTTGTCCCGGCCGAACAGAAAAAAGCGTTGATTGAGCGCAGCGGCTTACAGCCTAATGATGTGCTCTACTTTATATCTGATAAGACCGAGCTTGTCACCGCCAAGCTGGCCGGACAGATTCGCACCGAGCTGGGTCGCCGTCTGGAACTGCTTTCCGACGACTTTAGAATGTGCTTTATTGTTGATTTTCCGATGTATGAGCTGGACGACGTGACCCACAAGGTTGCGTTCACTCATAATCCTTTCTCAATGCCGCAGGGCGGGCTGGAAGCACTGAACACCAAAGACCCGCTGGATATCCTCGCCTGGCAGTACGACATTGTCTGTAACGGCGTCGAGCTTTCTTCGGGCGCAGTGCGCAACCACGACCGCGAGACAATGGTGCGTGCGTTTGAAATCGCCGGTTACGGCGAGGAGACGGTCAAAGAAAAATTTGGCTCCCTCTATAACGCATTTGCCTACGGTGCGCCACCCCACGCTGGTATGGCCCCGGGTGTAGACCGCATGCTGATGCTACTGATGAACGAGACCTCCATCCGCGAGGTCATCGCCTTCCCGATGACGGCCAATGCCGAAGACCTTATGATGGGTGCGCCTACCCCCGTCACCGAAAAACAGCTTAGAGAAGCACACATCAAGGTTCGATAA
- a CDS encoding SLOG family protein: protein MHNRNFTCCFTGHRQIVPEHAQALTTVVEGAIRRLIAQGYFIFVAGGAMGFDTLAAEVVLKLKSEFTQLRLIIVAPCADQADSWAAADQRRYERLRQAANDFICLETTYTPTCMRKRNRCLVEMSSACLAYCLRRRSGSAQTVALADAQGLDIIDVVSLIHCAI from the coding sequence ATGCACAATCGGAACTTTACCTGCTGTTTTACCGGACACCGACAAATCGTACCCGAGCATGCTCAGGCTTTAACCACGGTGGTAGAAGGCGCTATCCGCCGCTTGATTGCGCAGGGTTATTTTATTTTTGTGGCGGGTGGCGCAATGGGCTTTGATACCCTTGCTGCCGAAGTCGTGTTAAAACTGAAAAGTGAGTTTACCCAACTGCGACTGATCATTGTGGCGCCCTGTGCCGACCAAGCGGACAGTTGGGCGGCTGCCGACCAGCGGCGGTACGAGCGGTTGCGCCAGGCAGCAAATGATTTTATCTGTCTAGAAACAACTTACACCCCCACCTGTATGCGCAAAAGAAACCGCTGTTTGGTTGAGATGAGCAGTGCTTGTTTGGCTTATTGTCTGCGACGGCGATCCGGCAGCGCGCAAACGGTTGCCCTGGCCGATGCACAGGGACTGGATATTATAGATGTTGTTTCCCTCATTCATTGCGCCATATGA
- a CDS encoding manganese efflux pump has translation MSLNEVCLIGVGLSMDAVAVSMSYAMTHHKNTPKLLEMVCLFAIFQGAMPLAGYFVGGVFSEVVTRLGGFLILFILGFIGGKMIYSGLCSGDDCPVGQPLLTHKILLFQAVATSIDALAVGVGLRAQQIEILSASLVIAATTLLLTLAAIHIGIKFGDLLGKKAEVFGGILLVIIGIKAVF, from the coding sequence ATGAGTTTAAATGAAGTATGTCTTATTGGTGTAGGATTAAGCATGGATGCGGTTGCGGTGTCCATGTCTTATGCCATGACACATCACAAGAACACCCCCAAGCTTTTAGAAATGGTGTGCCTTTTTGCAATTTTTCAGGGTGCGATGCCACTGGCCGGCTATTTTGTTGGCGGGGTTTTTTCTGAGGTGGTCACCCGGCTGGGCGGTTTTCTCATCTTGTTTATTTTGGGGTTTATAGGCGGTAAAATGATCTACAGTGGTCTATGTTCAGGGGACGACTGTCCAGTTGGCCAACCATTACTTACACATAAGATTTTGCTGTTTCAAGCGGTAGCAACCAGCATTGACGCCCTCGCAGTCGGCGTAGGTCTGCGCGCACAGCAAATTGAGATTTTATCCGCATCCTTGGTGATCGCCGCCACTACGCTGCTGCTAACACTAGCCGCCATTCACATCGGAATAAAATTTGGAGACCTGCTGGGCAAAAAGGCCGAAGTTTTCGGTGGAATTTTATTGGTGATTATCGGAATAAAAGCGGTGTTTTAA
- a CDS encoding oligosaccharide flippase family protein has product MGRYERLVGNTLVFAIGSFSSKLLVFFMLRYYTAMLTPAEFGIADRITTTSNLLMPFVMLSVNEAIIRFAMDRSLKRSDVFSIGLKTVLAGFIVFCLFSPIMLMIDMLSPYTLVIYVYVLFGMLKAICAQFIRSIGLVRLFAFDGFMATFTTIAFNIVFLTVFKWGLYGYVFSIIASNIISIFFLFIVARLDRYVDFTHPNPTLRREMLRYSVPLIPTTMFWWIVGMSDRYMVTWFWGDTPTGMLAIAHKIPSLLTIVSAIFYQAWQISAVDESGKGKRTTRFYSQTYDYYSTLLFCAASGIVMLIQPITKVLYAPAYHESWRYVPFLVMAEVFSSLVTFLGSFYMVSKKNATVPLAIFVGAVANIGLNFWLIPRYGVMGATFATLLSYLLAYAIRAVDIQRLVSLELRPLTTAVRLLLLMVQGAFLIIQPPNSSLIQLAMFFLMLLINLKPVLRLVVALFDRFVSPHVSR; this is encoded by the coding sequence ATGGGGCGGTATGAAAGGCTGGTCGGAAACACGTTAGTGTTTGCGATCGGGTCGTTTTCTTCAAAACTGCTGGTGTTTTTCATGCTGCGGTATTACACCGCGATGCTCACTCCAGCCGAATTTGGTATTGCTGACCGTATCACCACCACCAGCAACCTCCTTATGCCGTTTGTCATGCTGTCGGTCAACGAGGCGATTATCCGCTTTGCGATGGACCGCTCTTTAAAGCGCTCCGACGTTTTTTCTATCGGCTTAAAAACGGTGCTGGCGGGCTTTATTGTTTTTTGTCTATTCTCGCCAATTATGCTGATGATTGATATGCTGTCACCCTACACGCTGGTGATCTATGTCTATGTGCTATTTGGCATGCTCAAAGCCATTTGTGCGCAGTTTATCCGTTCCATTGGGTTGGTCAGGCTCTTTGCCTTTGACGGCTTTATGGCCACTTTTACAACCATTGCCTTTAACATTGTGTTTTTGACGGTGTTTAAATGGGGGTTGTACGGCTATGTTTTTTCGATTATTGCATCAAATATTATTTCAATATTTTTTCTGTTTATTGTCGCGCGGCTCGACCGGTACGTCGATTTCACCCACCCCAACCCGACGCTTCGACGGGAGATGTTACGCTATTCGGTTCCGCTGATTCCGACCACGATGTTCTGGTGGATTGTCGGCATGTCCGACCGCTATATGGTCACTTGGTTTTGGGGCGACACACCCACTGGCATGCTTGCGATAGCACATAAAATTCCATCGCTGCTCACCATCGTTTCGGCTATATTCTATCAGGCGTGGCAGATTTCTGCCGTGGATGAATCGGGCAAAGGTAAGCGCACCACCCGCTTCTATTCCCAAACCTATGACTATTATAGCACGCTGCTGTTTTGCGCTGCTTCCGGCATAGTGATGCTTATTCAGCCAATCACCAAGGTTTTGTATGCACCCGCTTACCATGAATCGTGGCGATATGTACCCTTTTTGGTGATGGCCGAGGTTTTTTCATCCCTTGTCACTTTTCTCGGGTCCTTTTATATGGTCAGTAAGAAAAACGCCACCGTTCCGTTGGCTATTTTCGTCGGAGCTGTGGCTAATATTGGGCTGAATTTCTGGCTGATTCCACGGTATGGCGTTATGGGCGCGACCTTTGCGACGCTGTTAAGTTATCTGCTGGCCTATGCCATCCGTGCTGTGGATATTCAGAGGCTGGTTTCGCTGGAGCTTCGTCCGCTGACCACTGCCGTTCGTTTGCTGCTGCTGATGGTGCAGGGCGCGTTTTTGATCATACAGCCGCCGAATAGTTCTTTAATTCAGCTGGCTATGTTTTTCTTGATGTTGTTGATTAACCTTAAACCGGTGTTGCGATTGGTTGTTGCGCTATTCGACCGTTTTGTTTCACCGCATGTTTCTCGTTAA
- a CDS encoding small multi-drug export protein, translating into MPMQLLFLFFLSMVPIIELRGAVPIGIGWGYPFGLVYALCVAGNLLPVPFLIPFAGRVLRWGATLPRIGGLFQKILDIGNKKVKKTQSANHALLFALFLFVAIPAPGTGAWTGCLIATLLQMRVRRAFWPIAAGVATAGLIMGVTSYGLFSLIGV; encoded by the coding sequence ATGCCGATGCAACTTTTATTTTTATTTTTTCTATCGATGGTACCCATTATTGAGCTGCGCGGAGCCGTTCCTATAGGTATTGGGTGGGGGTACCCCTTTGGGCTCGTTTATGCGTTGTGTGTTGCCGGCAATTTGCTGCCGGTGCCATTTCTTATTCCCTTTGCGGGCCGGGTGTTGCGTTGGGGTGCCACACTGCCTAGAATAGGGGGACTATTTCAGAAAATACTGGATATCGGAAACAAAAAAGTAAAAAAAACGCAAAGCGCCAATCATGCGCTGTTGTTTGCGCTTTTTCTTTTTGTGGCAATACCGGCGCCGGGTACTGGCGCATGGACGGGTTGTCTGATTGCAACATTGCTGCAAATGCGGGTGCGCAGGGCATTTTGGCCCATTGCGGCGGGTGTTGCCACAGCAGGATTGATAATGGGCGTAACATCTTACGGCTTGTTCAGTCTCATTGGGGTATAG
- a CDS encoding DUF523 domain-containing protein: MNILVSACLLGLNCRYDGLSCYQTGVEKLKNRYHLIPVCPEVYGGLPTPREPAEIVGNEVVTKSGCNVTAQYEKGAQEALTLARMMDCRIAVLKAKSPSCGKGKIYDGSFGGRLIDGSGILARLLMDEGLTVLTEDELEKLI, encoded by the coding sequence GTGAACATTCTGGTTAGTGCCTGTTTGCTGGGGCTAAACTGTCGGTATGACGGTTTGAGCTGTTATCAGACAGGTGTAGAAAAGCTTAAAAACAGATATCATCTCATCCCGGTTTGCCCAGAAGTTTATGGTGGCTTACCCACCCCGCGTGAACCTGCGGAGATCGTCGGGAATGAGGTGGTGACCAAAAGTGGTTGCAATGTCACTGCCCAGTATGAGAAGGGTGCACAGGAAGCATTGACGCTGGCACGTATGATGGACTGCCGTATTGCGGTGCTAAAAGCCAAGAGTCCCTCCTGCGGGAAGGGCAAAATCTATGACGGTAGCTTTGGTGGCAGATTGATTGACGGCAGCGGTATTCTGGCCCGTCTATTGATGGATGAAGGGCTGACTGTTTTGACCGAGGATGAACTTGAAAAGCTTATTTAA